The sequence TGTATAAATCAGCTTATCTATATAACATTGAATTGAATTATGAGTGGCAGTACAACACTTTTTAAGCATCATTTTGCATATTCTCCCGTCAATGCACAGGACCGGCGCAAGAATTTTTGGCTTCACAAATGATCACCTCTGTGTCTCTTAAAACCATTTAGCCCCTGTTGTGTTTGTTATGccctattttaaatgttttaccccctttagtgtatcttatccctctTGAGTGTATCTTAACCCCTCTTTGTGTCTTACAACCCTATTGTGTGTCTATTACTTCTCCCTATaacctctgtctgtctctttctccccctcaagttcctttgtgtgtctcttgctcaccccagaccctttgtggtctcttacatTGCATGCATTTTTGCCTCCTATTAGTAGTAGTGGGGCCTCGCAGCCTGTGATGGAAGTCTTCTTTATCCTCAACCTGAAAGGAGGGGGGAAAgacttgcaatagctgcagacaAGTTTCAATCTGCAGCATTTTCAGATATACCCACaaggaaaaaatgcataattaaatgcatgcatatttttattgacagtatatctactaaacagtgtttttttaatagttttttttttttttggtcagtggaatgtccctttaaatttagtaAGAGCTATTGATGACAAAGGGTTAGCTTTATGAGAGATTCTATGGACAATGTTAGaaagttttattcactaaagtgaggatttaaggtgaattcaaagtgaattttacatttaaggcgaAATGATTCAATCTGGAACCATAGCTGagttagaatttttttccagttcagttattAACCTTAACTTcccaattcactttgaattcactttaaatgatcactttagtgaataacccagctaAATTAAGGTATAGCATGAGAGAGATTTCAGCTCCGTTATCTATATGTAACATCAAATTTCATTAATTTTACTATGCAGACCGTTGGTAAGTTCATAGCAACAGTTCAATGCTATAGGTGTGTAAGCTTTTAATCTATTCATGTTTCGTACTGGGAACCACATAGCTGCCCAATAAAATCACAGCATTAGGCCAACGCCCGGTGGAGAGAAGGGGGAAAGACTGAGAGGTCTGCATTAGACAAGCGTTGCTGACATAAACAACAAAAATAGCAGCCATGCAGACAATTAAGTGTGTGGTCGTTGGTGATGGTGCTGTTGGTAAAACGTGTCTCTTAATATCCTACACAACAAATAAATTTCCTTCGGAATACGTACCAACGGTATTCGATAACTATGCCGTAACAGTTATGATCGGTGGAGAACCATATACTTTAGGATTATTTGATACTGCAGGGCAGGAAGATTATGATAGATTACGACCTCTTAGCTATCCACAGACAGATGTGTTTCTTGTCTGTTTCTCCGTGGTCTCTCCATCTTCATTTGAAAATGTGAAAGAAAAGTGGGTACCAGAAATTACTCACCACTGTCCCAAGACTCCTTTCTTGCTTGTTGGGACCCAGATTGACTTAAGAGATGACCCTTCAACAATCGAGAaacttgcaaaaaacaaacagaagCCAATCACTCCAGAAACAGCAGAGAAACTTGCTAGAGACTTGAAGGCAGTAAAATATGTGGAGTGTTCTGCCCTCACACAGAAAGGCCTAAAGAATGTATTTGATGAGGCGATATTGGCCGCCCTGGAGCCCCCAGAGCCCAAGAAGAAACGCAAGTGCGTGCTGCTATGAACACCCACCATCCATGGTCCTCCTTCTGCAAAGCTGGTGTCGACGTCAAACTAAAAGCAATGTTTAAATCAAACTAAAGATGAAATACAATTCCCCCCCCTGCCCAACGTTTACCACCCTTAAACAAAGGGGTGTCCGAAAAATCAAACCCAACAACTTATGTAACATAAAAATAGTTGAACAATTGTGTATCTTCAGgatcacacatagacacacacacattgttactaggtttttttttgtatattatttactGTATCTAACGTCTTATATTAAGAGCAAGGCATGCTTTGTAGGTAACAGACTAATTTTAAAGCTCTGTTTTATCAGCCCAACTCTTGTACCAAGTtggcaggaatttttttttctgttttttactgTATAATTGCACAAACATCGGGCAGGTTGGCACGTTGTTTTCCCACGCTCACCTAAAGTCTAAGACCCCAATATAAGCCTGCTGCCAATCTAGGACATGAGTTAACACTAGACAAGCATGATTCTAGTTTCCAAAATCAAAATGTCCTTTGTAATCTACTTCCTCGACTGTTAAAGTCCAGGTTTCTGACTCTTGACATATAGAGTCGAACCATTTCAGCACTGACTCTCCAGAATATTTCTCCATCTTTCATTTCTAACTCCTTTTTTTAAGTTCGAGGGTAGATATGTGTTGGGTGCCTCTTTGGCAGAAAGTAGGGATTATTTCATCCCCTGGAGTATCTTGGCAAACATATTAGACTAATTTAGGTTTAGTCTTTTCTTGATCACATAATTGATTTTCTTACCAATATGTCTAACTAATGAATACAAATAGTTTCACATCCATGTTAAATAGATGTGCctgatttacattttttgtttatgttgTAAGGAGGGagtggtttttattttgtttagtttgaTATTTGAGGGACCAGTCATTGTCCTATTAATGTACAGTTTGCATGTAAACCTAACCCAAGGAGCCTGGGATTGAATTCAAG comes from Pelobates fuscus isolate aPelFus1 chromosome 5, aPelFus1.pri, whole genome shotgun sequence and encodes:
- the LOC134611484 gene encoding cell division control protein 42 homolog, whose protein sequence is MQTIKCVVVGDGAVGKTCLLISYTTNKFPSEYVPTVFDNYAVTVMIGGEPYTLGLFDTAGQEDYDRLRPLSYPQTDVFLVCFSVVSPSSFENVKEKWVPEITHHCPKTPFLLVGTQIDLRDDPSTIEKLAKNKQKPITPETAEKLARDLKAVKYVECSALTQKGLKNVFDEAILAALEPPEPKKKRKCVLL